The Desulfococcus multivorans DNA window GATGGACGAAGTGTTGGTGCGGCGGATTCGCCGGGGTGATCGGCCGGCGGCGGAGCTGTTGATCCTGCGCTATCAGTCCAAGGCCTTTGCCATCGCCTGCACCCTGTGCGACGGAGATCGGGAAGCCGCCCTGGACTGCACCCAGGAGGCGTTTGTGAAAGTCCTGGGGGGCATCGGCGCTTTCAAGGGTAAATCTTCCTTCTACACATGGTTTTATCGAATCCTTGTCAACACATGCCTGGATCGCCGAAGAAAGCGCATTCGGTGGGAGCGTCTCTTCCCGGGGAGGGGGCTTCGGTTTGGCGGGAAGCCGTCTGATGAACCCGCTATCGAGGAATTGGCGACGACGGACGAGGCCGACGATCCCCAAGCTGCCGTTTTCGGGAGCGTTCTTTCACAAGATCTGGAAAAGGCGCTCACGGCGCTTCCGGAAAAGCAACGAACGGTCTTTCAACTCAAGGTGTTTCACGGGTTGACGCTGTCGGAGATCGCCCGTATGACGGGGGCGGCCCAAGGAACGGTCAAAACCCACCTGTTCAGGGCGACCCGCGCCCTCAGAGCGGCGTTGAGGGAATGGGGGGAGGATGAAAGAATCGAAAGATGAAGCCTTGCAATGCATATCAAAAACGGCTGTGGCTGGATGTCTACGGTGAGTTGAAACCGAAGGAGAAATACGGCCTGGAGCGACACCTGTCGGTTT harbors:
- a CDS encoding RNA polymerase sigma factor, translated to MDEVLVRRIRRGDRPAAELLILRYQSKAFAIACTLCDGDREAALDCTQEAFVKVLGGIGAFKGKSSFYTWFYRILVNTCLDRRRKRIRWERLFPGRGLRFGGKPSDEPAIEELATTDEADDPQAAVFGSVLSQDLEKALTALPEKQRTVFQLKVFHGLTLSEIARMTGAAQGTVKTHLFRATRALRAALREWGEDERIER